The DNA sequence CGGCGTGCTGCGGAGGTCCGGCGACGGCTGCCGGCTGCGCCACGAGCAGTCGCGCCGCCACCTGGCCGGCGAACGAGGCACATCACGCGACCGGGCGCAGGAGCTCGATCCCACTCATCGGCGGAGGCGGTGCGTGGCTGGGCCGAGCGGACTCAGTCCTGCACGGCCGTGATCACGCACGATCACCCGACCGGCGACGAGCCCTGCCCCGACCGGGCACACGTCCGGGACAACGCGCTCACCGCTTCCGCTGCGTGGCGGCGCGAACGGTCAGGGGTGAGTGGTCGACTTCTCGAGGACCTGCATGAACGCGCGGGACCACGGGGGGAGGTCCGGCCAGCCGCGGCAGGACACCATGGGGCCGTCCACGACGTCGGGTTCGTCGACGAAGGTGGCGCCGGCCAGTTCCATGTCCCGTTTGAGGGGCGGGAACGCCGCCGTGGTGCGGCCGCGCAGGAGGCCCAGGGCGGCGGGTACCTGGGGACCGTGGCAGATCGTGCCGACGGGCAGGCCGCGGTCGAAGAAGTGGGTGACGATGCGAGCCACGTCCGGGTCCGTGCGGATGTACTCCGGCGCACGGCCGCCCGGGATGATCAGGGCGTCGTAGTCCTCCGGGTCGACCTCGGCGAAGGCCAGGTCGACGGGCAGCACGTGGCCCGGTTTCTCGGTGTAGGCGTCCCAGCCGGGTTCGAAGTCGTGCACCACGAGCTTGACCGCGCGGGTCGTCGGCGCCGTGACGACCGCCTCGTGGCCGCCTTCCCTCAGGCGGAAGACCGGGTACATC is a window from the Saccharothrix saharensis genome containing:
- a CDS encoding DJ-1/PfpI family protein, giving the protein MARALILTGDAAEELDSMYPVFRLREGGHEAVVTAPTTRAVKLVVHDFEPGWDAYTEKPGHVLPVDLAFAEVDPEDYDALIIPGGRAPEYIRTDPDVARIVTHFFDRGLPVGTICHGPQVPAALGLLRGRTTAAFPPLKRDMELAGATFVDEPDVVDGPMVSCRGWPDLPPWSRAFMQVLEKSTTHP